From Myxococcales bacterium, the proteins below share one genomic window:
- a CDS encoding DUF3105 domain-containing protein: MMKPLALFFCALLPMSALASSACSDGMSDDPAQGSGDAAAGRPRLAKPIIVEAACPIVIDSPPLLDSPHVAIDTPVTYNSNPPASGPHYPIWAAFQEFEKPVDRRYTVHDLEHGAVVVSYNCQAKGAGDCAAILAGLRAAIATLPNDPLCDGQGTRVRAVLTPDPLLDVPIAAAGWGFTYRAECLDPKSLGAFLRDNYGLGPESTCASGQPML, encoded by the coding sequence GTGATGAAGCCCCTCGCCCTGTTTTTCTGCGCTCTCTTGCCCATGTCGGCGTTGGCCTCGTCGGCCTGCTCGGACGGCATGAGCGACGATCCTGCCCAAGGCTCGGGAGACGCCGCGGCCGGGCGCCCCCGCCTCGCGAAGCCGATCATCGTCGAGGCGGCGTGCCCGATCGTGATCGACTCGCCGCCGCTCCTCGACAGCCCTCACGTCGCGATCGACACCCCTGTCACCTACAACTCGAACCCGCCCGCGAGCGGGCCGCACTACCCCATTTGGGCGGCCTTCCAAGAGTTCGAGAAGCCCGTCGACCGGCGCTACACGGTGCACGACCTCGAGCACGGCGCCGTGGTGGTGTCCTACAACTGCCAGGCGAAGGGCGCGGGCGACTGCGCGGCGATCCTCGCGGGGCTGCGCGCAGCCATCGCCACGCTCCCGAACGATCCCCTCTGCGACGGCCAGGGCACGCGTGTTCGAGCCGTGCTCACGCCCGATCCGTTGCTCGACGTCCCCATCGCCGCCGCGGGCTGGGGCTTCACGTACCGCGCCGAGTGCCTCGACCCGAAGTCGCTCGGCGCGTTCCTCCGCGACAACTACGGGCTCGGCCCGGAGTCGACCTGCGCGAGCGGCCAGCCGATGCTCTGA
- a CDS encoding TetR/AcrR family transcriptional regulator has product MARPPKARPPYHHGDLRAELVRRACESLREGDMPTLRELSARVGVSHAAAYRHFPNKVALLAEVARLGFESFAERLAAATTTATGAEERLVAMGRAYLAFAFDEPGMFRLMWSHDLKPFDAHPGLDEAARRSLDVLLGTFDGLGGAAERQRAALVAWSTIHGYTALALERQLEGPFDLTSAADGMPIVARGILEGVLPRKPR; this is encoded by the coding sequence ATGGCCAGGCCCCCGAAGGCGCGTCCGCCGTACCACCACGGCGATCTCCGCGCGGAGCTCGTCCGGCGCGCGTGCGAGTCCTTGCGCGAGGGCGACATGCCGACGCTGCGCGAGCTGTCGGCCCGCGTCGGGGTGTCGCACGCCGCCGCGTATCGCCACTTTCCGAACAAGGTCGCCCTGCTGGCCGAGGTCGCGCGGCTCGGCTTCGAGTCCTTCGCAGAGCGTCTCGCCGCTGCCACGACCACGGCCACGGGCGCCGAGGAGCGCCTCGTGGCGATGGGCCGCGCCTACCTCGCCTTCGCCTTCGACGAGCCCGGCATGTTCCGGTTGATGTGGAGCCACGACCTCAAGCCGTTCGACGCCCACCCCGGGCTCGACGAGGCCGCGAGGCGCTCCCTCGACGTGCTCCTCGGCACGTTCGACGGCCTTGGCGGAGCCGCCGAACGGCAGCGCGCCGCGCTCGTCGCGTGGTCCACGATCCACGGGTACACGGCGCTCGCGCTCGAGCGGCAGCTCGAAGGGCCCTTCGACCTCACCTCCGCCGCGGACGGCATGCCGATCGTCGCGCGAGGGATCCTCGAGGGTGTCCTCCCTCGAAAGCCTCGCTGA
- a CDS encoding trypsin-like serine protease, whose translation MSMKFGSARSGPSGGTGLRLVSVVVAGMSVVSAGCGRASAKEPAPAYVLTDAQRGVVAVATAADDTGEHVTLCSGALVAPNLVLTARHCVSRALTATPSCDADGRSHNGVHLSADVDPSRISVYVGSQVRPESDAPVARAERTLHPKGQVLCDADVAFLVLDRPVPAKILPMRLHSPVEPGDRVVPVGFGGGPANIVGLKVARNDSTVLTIGPAANSRTGAVLGPREFEVDQATCRGDSGGPAIDAATGEVVGVVSRGGSCSASGNHVYTRVDAYARLAAQAFVTAQRVASENLARRDVDEER comes from the coding sequence ATGTCGATGAAGTTCGGGTCGGCACGGTCGGGTCCTTCCGGGGGAACGGGGCTCAGGCTCGTTTCGGTGGTGGTCGCGGGAATGTCGGTGGTCTCCGCAGGGTGTGGTCGAGCGAGCGCCAAGGAGCCCGCGCCGGCGTACGTCCTCACCGATGCGCAGCGTGGCGTCGTCGCCGTGGCCACCGCGGCCGACGACACGGGCGAGCACGTCACGCTCTGCTCCGGGGCGCTCGTCGCTCCGAACCTCGTGCTGACGGCGCGTCACTGCGTCTCGCGCGCGCTCACGGCCACCCCTTCGTGCGACGCGGACGGGCGATCGCACAACGGCGTGCATCTCTCGGCCGACGTCGATCCGAGCCGCATCTCGGTCTACGTCGGCTCGCAAGTTCGGCCCGAGTCGGACGCGCCGGTGGCCCGCGCCGAGCGCACCCTTCATCCGAAGGGGCAGGTCCTCTGCGACGCCGACGTCGCGTTCCTCGTGCTCGACAGGCCCGTGCCCGCGAAGATCCTCCCGATGCGCCTGCATAGCCCCGTCGAGCCCGGAGACCGTGTGGTCCCCGTGGGCTTCGGCGGTGGCCCCGCGAACATCGTGGGCCTCAAGGTCGCTCGGAACGACAGCACGGTGCTCACCATCGGCCCCGCGGCGAACTCGCGAACGGGTGCCGTCCTCGGGCCTCGTGAGTTCGAGGTCGACCAAGCCACCTGCCGCGGCGACTCGGGAGGCCCCGCGATCGACGCGGCCACGGGCGAGGTCGTCGGCGTCGTGTCCCGGGGCGGGAGCTGCTCCGCCTCGGGGAACCATGTCTACACGCGGGTCGATGCCTACGCGCGCCTCGCCGCGCAGGCGTTCGTGACCGCCCAGCGAGTCGCCTCCGAGAACCTCGCTCGACGGGACGTGGACGAGGAGCGCTAG
- a CDS encoding cyclic nucleotide-binding domain-containing protein, which translates to MSEKTSTALREEQLARVPFFDGLTGEALALIAEVTREEAHPLGARIFQYGDPGDRLYIILDGKVRISRNVAGMGEEALAVLGPGEVFGEMALLDESTRSADALAHERCRLLVISKDDFDDLLFLHKDLAYEVLWSSVRMLTSRLRETNDKLTFLSTSGKF; encoded by the coding sequence GTGAGCGAAAAGACCTCCACGGCCCTCCGCGAAGAGCAGCTCGCGCGTGTCCCGTTCTTCGACGGGCTCACCGGCGAGGCCCTCGCGCTCATCGCCGAGGTCACCCGAGAAGAGGCTCACCCGCTCGGCGCGCGCATCTTCCAGTACGGCGATCCGGGCGACCGCCTCTACATCATCCTCGACGGCAAGGTGCGCATCTCGCGCAACGTGGCCGGCATGGGCGAAGAGGCGCTCGCCGTGCTCGGGCCGGGTGAGGTCTTCGGCGAGATGGCCTTGCTCGACGAGTCCACCCGCTCGGCCGACGCGCTCGCTCACGAGCGGTGCCGCTTGCTCGTCATCTCGAAGGACGACTTCGACGACCTCCTCTTCCTCCACAAGGACCTCGCCTACGAGGTGCTGTGGAGCTCGGTGCGCATGCTCACGAGCCGCCTCCGCGAGACGAACGACAAGCTCACGTTCCTCTCTACCTCGGGCAAATTTTAG
- a CDS encoding outer membrane beta-barrel domain-containing protein: MKSLSEKKVNAEVYAVEQEFALKKGRFELNPYGAFTLNDQFVSHPAFGLTVNYWLTNVLAIGINGNLFAGLNVDSDFNFQNRRATRVAVPLTEYQWSAAAQFTYVPIYGKFSGFNAFIFNYDVYALGGVGALSTRPIPVIDPDNRKFSFSPKIDFNVGLGLRIAFNKWFAATLELRDHIYIEQLENINVPRTQAEQTNEANWLGDKPLTNHIQAQLGVSVFLPFGFEYRLPR; the protein is encoded by the coding sequence ATCAAGTCGCTCTCCGAGAAGAAGGTGAACGCCGAGGTGTACGCGGTCGAGCAGGAGTTCGCCCTCAAGAAGGGCCGCTTCGAGCTCAACCCGTACGGTGCGTTCACCCTCAACGATCAGTTCGTCAGCCACCCGGCGTTCGGCCTCACGGTGAACTACTGGCTCACGAACGTGCTCGCGATCGGCATCAACGGCAACCTCTTCGCCGGCCTGAACGTCGACTCGGACTTCAACTTCCAGAACCGTCGCGCGACCCGCGTCGCCGTGCCTCTCACCGAGTACCAGTGGAGCGCGGCGGCCCAGTTCACGTACGTGCCGATCTACGGCAAGTTCTCGGGCTTCAACGCGTTCATCTTCAACTACGACGTCTACGCCCTCGGCGGCGTCGGCGCGTTGTCGACCCGCCCGATCCCCGTCATCGACCCGGACAACCGCAAGTTCAGCTTCTCGCCCAAGATCGACTTCAACGTCGGCCTCGGTCTGCGAATCGCGTTCAACAAGTGGTTCGCCGCGACCCTCGAGCTCCGCGATCACATCTACATCGAGCAGCTCGAGAACATCAACGTTCCCCGCACCCAGGCCGAGCAGACGAACGAAGCGAACTGGCTCGGTGACAAGCCGCTCACGAACCACATCCAGGCCCAGCTCGGGGTGAGCGTGTTCTTGCCCTTCGGCTTCGAGTACCGGTTGCCCCGATGA
- a CDS encoding MBL fold metallo-hydrolase has protein sequence MSDLRASSFAPFVLSALLLAGCATSRTTTRVGGVEVVTFRRAYTNAHVVRADGAAFLVDTGLAEEAASLDADLRDAGVDPRALGAIVLTHGHADHAGGAPYFRARYGTPIVAGEGDRALLSEGKNDALCPTSGGARDDLAKHQAARYAPFAADVWITAPRPLEGLTGVHGEVRPLSRHTAGSLVVVVGDAVLVGDLFRGSVLGSSAETHYYQCDPAGAARDAVALARGAHEGATFFVGHFGPVPRASVLERLALGRP, from the coding sequence ATGAGCGACCTACGCGCCTCGTCCTTCGCCCCATTCGTCCTCTCGGCCCTCCTCCTCGCGGGGTGCGCGACCTCCCGTACGACGACCCGCGTCGGGGGAGTGGAGGTCGTGACGTTCCGCCGCGCCTACACGAACGCGCACGTCGTGCGGGCCGACGGGGCGGCCTTCTTGGTCGACACCGGGCTCGCCGAAGAGGCGGCCTCGCTCGACGCCGATCTCCGCGACGCGGGCGTCGACCCTCGCGCGCTCGGGGCCATCGTCCTCACGCACGGGCACGCCGATCACGCGGGCGGCGCACCCTACTTTCGCGCGCGCTACGGCACCCCGATCGTGGCCGGCGAGGGGGATCGCGCGCTGCTCTCCGAAGGAAAGAACGACGCCCTCTGCCCGACGAGCGGCGGCGCTCGCGACGACCTCGCGAAACATCAGGCTGCCCGCTACGCGCCCTTCGCGGCCGACGTGTGGATCACGGCGCCGCGCCCGCTCGAGGGCCTCACCGGCGTTCATGGAGAGGTTCGGCCGCTCTCGCGTCACACCGCAGGCTCGCTCGTCGTCGTCGTGGGAGATGCCGTGCTCGTCGGCGATCTCTTCCGGGGCTCGGTGCTCGGTTCGTCCGCCGAGACCCACTACTACCAGTGCGATCCTGCCGGGGCGGCGCGTGACGCCGTCGCTCTCGCACGGGGCGCACACGAAGGCGCGACCTTCTTCGTCGGCCATTTCGGCCCCGTGCCTCGCGCGAGCGTGCTCGAGCGCCTCGCCCTCGGCCGTCCGTGA
- a CDS encoding rhomboid family intramembrane serine protease: MTEASDPEDQRETFAERLREVLLGPKDLEEATVTRGLVLLSVGVYAACVLFSFSPRAILQIPQDTMLLFGANLASLTVGDRRLESLLASVFLHFDVIHLTFNMIALRSVGPFVERSVGKARYFPLVLGSGIVASATSALVGWTATERLSAGASGAICGIIGAAAVLGYRTQGPKGPVTTAMAKWLAATMLLGFVARFDNWAHGGGAVAGALLAASWRRGVTHDEKRVSLVVGACVLALVGTAGAVAYRDLTDRYLFLGIDERLRVAEQALATNRCDVAVEAADRALRLGRRDPVAVDVATRIRRRCGAE; the protein is encoded by the coding sequence GTGACCGAGGCGAGCGATCCGGAAGACCAGCGCGAGACGTTCGCCGAACGTTTGCGCGAGGTGCTCCTCGGCCCGAAGGACCTCGAGGAGGCGACCGTCACGCGGGGGCTCGTGCTGCTCTCGGTCGGGGTCTACGCCGCGTGTGTGCTCTTTTCGTTCTCGCCGCGCGCGATCCTCCAGATCCCGCAGGACACGATGCTGCTCTTCGGGGCGAACCTCGCCTCGCTCACGGTGGGCGACCGGCGCCTCGAGTCGCTGCTCGCGTCGGTGTTCCTCCACTTCGACGTGATCCACCTCACCTTCAACATGATCGCCCTCCGCTCGGTCGGACCCTTCGTCGAGCGCAGCGTCGGGAAGGCTCGCTACTTTCCCCTCGTCTTGGGCTCGGGCATCGTCGCGAGCGCCACGAGCGCGCTCGTCGGGTGGACCGCGACCGAGCGCCTCAGCGCGGGCGCCTCGGGGGCCATCTGCGGCATCATCGGCGCCGCGGCCGTCCTCGGGTACCGCACGCAGGGCCCCAAAGGGCCCGTCACGACCGCCATGGCGAAGTGGCTCGCGGCCACGATGCTGCTCGGCTTCGTGGCGCGGTTCGACAACTGGGCCCATGGCGGGGGCGCGGTCGCCGGCGCCTTGCTCGCCGCGTCGTGGCGGCGCGGTGTCACGCACGACGAAAAACGCGTGAGCCTCGTCGTAGGCGCCTGCGTGCTCGCGCTCGTCGGGACGGCCGGGGCGGTGGCCTACCGCGATCTCACGGACCGGTACCTCTTCCTCGGCATCGACGAGCGCTTGCGCGTCGCCGAACAAGCGCTCGCGACGAACCGCTGCGACGTGGCCGTCGAGGCCGCCGATCGTGCCCTACGGCTCGGGCGGCGCGACCCCGTGGCGGTCGACGTGGCGACCCGCATCCGCCGCCGATGTGGCGCCGAATGA
- a CDS encoding sensor domain-containing diguanylate cyclase, giving the protein MEPLVLAVLALRRIARKGIALGAIGGLSAYLCTPPTTRSTVSDAVVALVFALFVARAARARVRVTGEAPFAVDFELGALSSAFVLAAVVRLDGSLDGRLSPAIYVLVAFVAALARPGAAGCTLLFALLFEAFVRRVVLDAPLAPLGARAAFGAAFTALNVAFLRAEVARVRALSRARLDDELVKLKEDARSYRLLGAGEGQEKHSEDRLARSSVEEIHQSVHYALELLRRTLDLHTAVLLWKNDAGTHLRISELSSASDDVHDAPFSVGDGVLGAAVAKRERVTLENLRPTFKVPYYAGPCPVRVLCALPVIEEAAIDEGRAQGKRPAAKEPLRDAQSQLRGLLVIDRKDNKPFSPQEQELAAQAARYCLRAIQNERVFLQLERAKVEQGKLYRAAQALGAALSEKDVVNAGVRAAREIASFDLAAVTVWDEGARTHEIVAAECDDGSIDGFVGSRFSHNTGLVSMVVQNKFPLPYKGEYDPQHQVVLGKRFSWPKLPSLLVLPLVLHDRPLGTLILGARRKHAFGDSVRPTLEVLASHLAVSLSNARMVAKLETMATTDGLTGLLNKRAMLEAAESKIAAAARFGRKLSVLVTDIDFFKKVNDTYGHDVGDVVIKGLGEILKRQKRSTDVVARFGGEEFVVLCEQTDEAGAMLLGERIREELEKTTFQSENGPLKVTCSIGMATFPEGGSSWETLFKAADEALYVSKRSGRNRCTASAPRPSEVRMLRPAEEPAKPKVRARR; this is encoded by the coding sequence ATGGAACCGCTGGTCCTGGCCGTCCTCGCCCTTCGCCGCATCGCAAGAAAGGGGATCGCCTTGGGCGCCATAGGTGGGCTCTCCGCCTACCTCTGCACCCCTCCCACCACGCGCAGCACCGTCAGCGACGCCGTGGTCGCCCTCGTGTTCGCCCTCTTCGTGGCGCGCGCAGCGAGGGCGCGTGTGCGCGTGACCGGAGAGGCGCCGTTCGCGGTCGACTTCGAGCTCGGAGCGCTGTCGTCGGCGTTCGTGCTGGCCGCGGTCGTGCGGCTCGACGGCTCGCTCGACGGCCGCCTGTCGCCGGCCATCTACGTGCTCGTGGCGTTCGTCGCGGCGCTCGCGCGGCCGGGTGCGGCCGGGTGCACTCTGCTCTTCGCGCTCCTCTTCGAGGCGTTCGTGCGCCGCGTCGTGCTCGACGCTCCGCTCGCCCCGCTCGGCGCGCGCGCCGCGTTCGGGGCCGCGTTCACCGCGCTCAACGTCGCGTTCCTCCGTGCCGAGGTGGCCCGGGTGAGGGCGCTCTCCCGCGCCAGGCTCGACGACGAGCTCGTGAAGCTCAAGGAAGACGCGCGGAGCTACCGCTTGCTCGGGGCCGGCGAAGGCCAAGAGAAACACTCGGAGGACCGGCTCGCCCGCTCGAGCGTCGAAGAGATCCACCAGTCGGTCCACTACGCCCTCGAGCTCCTCCGTCGCACCCTCGATCTCCACACGGCGGTGCTCCTTTGGAAGAACGACGCCGGCACGCACCTCCGGATCAGCGAGCTCTCGTCCGCCTCCGACGACGTGCACGACGCGCCCTTCTCGGTCGGTGACGGCGTGCTCGGCGCCGCGGTGGCGAAGCGCGAGCGGGTCACGCTCGAGAATCTGCGCCCCACGTTCAAGGTGCCCTACTACGCGGGGCCCTGCCCGGTGCGTGTTTTGTGCGCGCTCCCCGTGATCGAGGAGGCCGCCATCGACGAGGGGCGGGCCCAGGGGAAGCGGCCCGCCGCGAAGGAGCCGCTCCGTGACGCGCAGTCGCAGCTTCGAGGGCTGCTCGTCATCGACCGCAAGGACAACAAGCCCTTCTCGCCCCAAGAGCAGGAGCTCGCCGCGCAGGCCGCCCGCTATTGCCTCCGCGCCATCCAGAACGAGCGCGTCTTCCTGCAGCTCGAGCGTGCCAAGGTGGAGCAGGGCAAGCTCTATCGCGCGGCCCAGGCGCTCGGCGCGGCGCTCAGCGAGAAGGACGTCGTCAACGCCGGGGTGCGCGCGGCGCGCGAGATCGCGAGCTTCGATTTGGCCGCCGTCACCGTCTGGGACGAGGGCGCGCGAACGCACGAAATCGTCGCGGCCGAGTGCGACGACGGCTCCATCGACGGCTTCGTCGGGTCGCGTTTTTCGCACAACACCGGGCTCGTCTCGATGGTCGTGCAGAACAAGTTCCCCTTGCCGTACAAGGGCGAGTACGACCCGCAGCACCAGGTCGTGCTCGGCAAGCGTTTCTCGTGGCCCAAGCTCCCGAGCCTGCTCGTCCTGCCGCTCGTCCTCCACGATCGCCCGCTCGGCACGCTCATCCTCGGCGCGCGCCGAAAACACGCCTTCGGAGACTCGGTGCGACCCACGCTCGAGGTGCTCGCGAGCCACCTCGCCGTGTCGCTCTCGAACGCGCGCATGGTCGCGAAGCTCGAGACCATGGCGACGACCGACGGCTTGACCGGGCTCCTCAACAAACGCGCCATGCTCGAGGCCGCCGAGTCCAAGATCGCGGCGGCGGCGCGGTTCGGCCGCAAGCTCTCCGTGCTCGTGACCGACATCGACTTCTTCAAGAAGGTCAACGACACCTACGGCCACGACGTCGGCGACGTCGTCATCAAGGGGCTCGGCGAGATCCTGAAGCGGCAGAAGCGATCGACCGACGTGGTGGCGCGCTTCGGCGGCGAAGAGTTCGTGGTCCTCTGCGAGCAGACCGACGAGGCGGGCGCGATGTTGCTCGGCGAGCGCATCCGCGAGGAGCTCGAGAAGACCACGTTCCAAAGCGAAAATGGCCCGCTCAAGGTCACCTGCTCGATCGGCATGGCCACGTTCCCCGAGGGCGGAAGCAGCTGGGAGACGCTCTTCAAGGCCGCCGACGAGGCCCTCTACGTCTCGAAGCGGAGCGGTCGGAACCGGTGCACGGCGTCGGCGCCTCGCCCGAGCGAAGTGCGCATGCTGAGGCCGGCCGAAGAGCCCGCGAAGCCGAAGGTGCGCGCGCGCCGGTGA
- a CDS encoding YihY/virulence factor BrkB family protein, translating to MGASAEGEGAKVAAREPGSEAPLMVTKLSPPLDATAPLWARLARVLRRLVEGLYHHDGLSAAPAMAFHFFLSLFPLLVVVGWIVGKIARSRGVEVLVDAAFAAAPQAFATIGKRELERLAATDLSAAPLALVGFMWLASSGVHGMMDAFERALAVPKRRPYWKKRAIAITFVLAGLVALAFVAFASVGLESVAAAIPPSAPLVSQGPAGSSLVEAARDVGERVRLSFDHVLALSCFFGLAVSGVAVFYRFAVETSSVRRRVWPGATLAIVLWLVISWAFGAYVSSLGQYTLYYGSLAAVAVVLVWLWLTSLALLVGAELNAQLEGTRI from the coding sequence ATGGGCGCGTCGGCGGAAGGCGAAGGGGCGAAGGTCGCGGCGAGGGAGCCCGGCTCGGAGGCTCCGCTCATGGTGACCAAGCTGTCGCCGCCGCTCGACGCTACGGCCCCGCTGTGGGCGCGCCTCGCGCGTGTGCTGCGGCGCCTCGTCGAGGGGCTCTACCACCACGACGGGCTCTCGGCGGCTCCGGCGATGGCGTTCCACTTCTTCCTGAGCCTCTTCCCTCTGCTCGTCGTGGTGGGCTGGATCGTGGGGAAAATCGCGCGCTCGCGAGGCGTCGAGGTGCTCGTCGACGCGGCCTTCGCGGCGGCCCCGCAGGCCTTCGCCACGATCGGCAAGAGGGAGCTCGAGCGCCTCGCCGCCACGGATCTCTCCGCGGCGCCCCTCGCGCTCGTCGGGTTCATGTGGCTCGCGTCGTCGGGCGTGCACGGCATGATGGACGCGTTCGAGCGCGCGCTCGCCGTGCCGAAGCGCCGCCCCTACTGGAAAAAGCGGGCGATCGCGATCACGTTCGTGCTCGCGGGCCTCGTGGCCTTGGCCTTCGTCGCGTTCGCGTCGGTGGGGCTCGAGTCGGTCGCGGCGGCCATTCCGCCGAGCGCTCCGCTCGTGTCCCAAGGGCCTGCGGGCTCGTCGTTGGTCGAGGCCGCGCGTGACGTCGGCGAGCGCGTTCGCCTCTCGTTCGACCACGTGCTCGCGCTCTCGTGTTTCTTCGGGCTCGCCGTGTCGGGCGTCGCGGTCTTCTATCGGTTCGCCGTCGAGACGAGCAGCGTGCGTCGTAGGGTGTGGCCCGGCGCGACGCTCGCCATCGTGCTCTGGCTCGTGATCTCGTGGGCCTTCGGGGCGTACGTGAGCTCCCTCGGGCAGTACACGCTCTACTACGGCAGCCTCGCGGCCGTCGCGGTCGTGCTCGTGTGGCTATGGCTCACGAGCCTCGCGCTGCTCGTCGGCGCCGAGCTCAACGCGCAGCTCGAAGGCACCCGCATCTGA
- a CDS encoding sterol desaturase family protein — MSLAFFSLGALAWSASEYAIHRFVGHGPRRKKPSTWRGMLSLEGLAYAFNSEHLAHHADPSYFAPSSQKAAAAALTVGAGFVCLTPIFGPRRALAFATGLASTYLGYEIVHRRIHTHAPKSAYAAFVRKHHLLHHHKTPKENHGVTTPVWDAVFGTYSKVDVLRMPRGAAPAWMTGADGEILPAYADDYTLVGPKVTTRAQPTVGAA; from the coding sequence ATGTCGCTCGCATTTTTCTCATTGGGTGCGCTGGCCTGGTCGGCAAGTGAGTACGCCATTCACAGGTTCGTGGGGCACGGTCCGCGGAGGAAGAAGCCCAGCACGTGGCGGGGCATGCTCTCGCTCGAGGGGCTCGCGTACGCGTTCAACTCGGAGCACCTCGCGCACCACGCCGACCCGAGCTACTTCGCGCCGAGCTCCCAGAAGGCGGCGGCCGCGGCGCTCACCGTGGGCGCGGGCTTCGTCTGCCTCACGCCCATCTTCGGGCCGCGGAGGGCGCTCGCCTTCGCGACGGGCCTCGCGTCGACGTACCTCGGCTACGAGATCGTGCACCGGCGCATCCACACCCACGCCCCGAAGAGCGCGTACGCGGCGTTCGTCCGCAAGCACCACCTCCTCCACCACCACAAGACACCCAAGGAGAACCACGGCGTCACCACCCCGGTGTGGGACGCGGTCTTCGGCACGTACTCCAAGGTCGACGTGCTGCGCATGCCGCGCGGCGCCGCCCCCGCCTGGATGACCGGGGCCGATGGGGAGATCCTCCCTGCGTACGCGGACGACTACACCCTCGTCGGTCCGAAGGTCACGACGAGAGCCCAGCCGACCGTCGGCGCCGCCTGA
- the trxB gene encoding thioredoxin-disulfide reductase: protein MSETRKVIIIGSGPAGHTAAIYASRANLKPLMFEGLVRGGIPGGQLMITNDVENYPGFPEKITGPDLMKAFRDQSVHQGAEIRTEDVNKVDFSKRPFRVWAGDDNVEYSAETIIIATGAQAKWLGIESEHALKGRGVSACAVCDGAFFRNQDVAVVGGGDTAMEEAMYLSGICKTVHLIHRREEFRASKAMQDRVLKNPKIVIHYNSEVDEILDVSKGEVTGIRLRNSKTGDKKTLDVTGYFVAIGHTPNTDLFKDFLELHDNGYLKTKPGTAQTNVPGVFAAGDVQDFVYRQAVTAAGSGCMAALEAERWLAINGTH from the coding sequence ATGAGCGAAACCCGGAAAGTCATCATCATCGGTTCGGGCCCTGCGGGCCACACGGCGGCCATCTACGCGTCACGCGCCAACCTGAAGCCGCTCATGTTCGAGGGCCTCGTCCGCGGCGGCATCCCCGGCGGCCAGCTCATGATCACGAACGACGTCGAGAACTACCCGGGCTTCCCCGAGAAGATCACCGGGCCCGACCTCATGAAGGCGTTCCGCGATCAGTCGGTCCACCAGGGCGCCGAGATCCGCACGGAAGACGTCAACAAGGTCGACTTCTCGAAGCGCCCGTTCCGAGTGTGGGCGGGCGACGACAACGTCGAGTACTCGGCCGAGACGATCATCATCGCGACCGGCGCCCAGGCCAAATGGCTCGGCATCGAGAGCGAGCACGCGCTCAAGGGGCGCGGCGTGTCCGCGTGCGCCGTGTGCGACGGCGCCTTCTTCCGCAACCAGGACGTCGCCGTGGTCGGCGGCGGCGACACGGCGATGGAAGAGGCCATGTACCTCTCGGGCATCTGCAAGACGGTGCACCTCATCCACCGCCGCGAGGAGTTCCGCGCGAGCAAGGCGATGCAGGACCGCGTGCTCAAGAACCCGAAGATCGTCATCCACTACAACAGCGAGGTCGACGAGATCCTCGACGTGTCCAAGGGCGAGGTCACGGGCATCCGCCTCCGCAACTCGAAGACGGGCGACAAGAAGACCCTCGACGTCACGGGGTACTTCGTCGCCATCGGTCACACGCCGAACACCGATCTCTTCAAGGACTTCCTCGAGCTCCACGACAACGGCTACCTGAAGACCAAGCCGGGCACCGCGCAGACCAACGTGCCCGGCGTGTTCGCCGCGGGCGACGTGCAGGACTTCGTCTACCGCCAGGCCGTCACGGCCGCGGGCTCGGGCTGCATGGCCGCGCTCGAGGCGGAGCGCTGGCTCGCCATCAACGGCACCCACTGA